The genomic DNA cctagtttttgtgtattaatcacttgtaatatatgtgagaggaatggtgtaggttgtttgttaggagcgtagtaggaaatcaccgtatccattatataacccatgagtatcaggtatctaccttctgggtctttaatttctgatgataaggtgaatggtgtggatcggtgaaatgcaattagagttcccctttgtttggtacaggcaaaagccgtgtaaatttgttgataaaaaggagaaatatattttggagtagaatctttggtgaagtgtgtttcttggaggcatactatgtgagccttcttgttatggaaagtacggaaggctttggtccttttttgagggacatttattccctgaacattcagggaaagtatattcagtggtgccatggcaacagatcaaatagttttgacttactttttgttatgcagagctgactgcgcagatcaacctgtgtggactgaagagatgaaaagatagaaaagaaaccagtgaattctggagtaaagagtaaacaaaaaacatatgagattagatgatacattgtataaattattttttgcaagtaatcacaatttacccgtgaaagagaataaatatctctctcaggggaataagtgccttcgtcacactcccacataatatggttgggagaatgaggagggctaatgggggtacacggatcttccgcttacaggagagaagtgctatgtcaaaagacatcaaaatgatgattcattaattggagtgcagaatatggtttttgttgaaattatttattccagggtggttgtatatggttagtcttgccctaggctaaataattcagttagaaaggtactgttaataactttggtattgatgaagatagtttgaattattttgggattttaacccttttagagtaaacaattacatattttattcatatgtaactgtttagatatgttaactcataaaattgaggttgtattgcttcagattagaataaacaaaaacatagttctaggaactagttaggtaataatatatttgttttaagaaaagaaagaaaaagcttccattacttctggattattgaacatatttgtcctaaaaagtaataaatctattgttattacctgaaaatatataactgaacaagaatttccttatttcacttatatattctaaggctatatgaatcagaagtagtaagaaatataactggaatgtaacatgatcccacacagtgtgtgactatcagaatgcagttacattcagttataaatataggttttttatagaggaccatctcttagtataataaatgaagagatatcaggaattaggatgtcagtccattgaatcttcttggtccatggatgatgtggcataacggcctcttttgtgagaatgatgattcccattttgttctgaaattttctgggtgctgcctgaaggtgaagatgatgccattcttctgcgtgtgggggtgttgctgcttgtgggttctgtcagatttaattttaaaagggtttgttgtagttcatctgctgatctgcttctgtaaattgtaccttggtagttaaatctgactgaaaaggggaagccccattgatacataatgttgtggcgttgcagttccattagttggggtttcatggatcgtcttttagtaatagtaagttgggataggtcagcaaaaatttgataattgtgtccttgaaaattaagttcctttttttctcttgcagcaattagtatttgttctttcgttctgtaataatgaaattttgtgattatatcacgtgggggtccatctttctttttggctgtgagggctctgtgtactctgtccagttctaaacgttcaatagggatatctggctttagttcttgtaatagagcagtaatagtagattgcaggtctgtcacagtttcaggtattccccttatgcgcaagtttgaacgtctggctctattttcgtaatcttcgagcttagtttgaagtattaaattctctttttttaattgttccaattctgttatattttcttgggttgtaatttcaatttcatccatttttatttctaaggctgcggtgcggtttcccagctctcttatttctttggttaggctttttgttatttggtctgaggtttgttttaaagccttatgaagcatcttttcaaattgtaataatattattggggatgctgaggaggcttgtggagaagtttgtgagaggatttgttctgtatctgactcaaatggagagtcttgctgtgacattttctgtctgtgagagcgccctgatgctgtatcttgtgaggtgactggagctgctttagttgcagtgagtgcctgtgagctctttgtgaggtgatttttatttctgccacggcttcctcccagtaccatatttcctgcccaaactttcacagtttgttccctgggccaaaaaggttcaaatggataccttttgagcctgcaggctccgctttgtccttctcttctctcctcagcggtgcggagctctaacaatgcatgtctgctccgctaggctccgcccatctccccccgtaTAACAATATTTTTCGTGTTTTTGCTTCTTATGTATTTGAAGTGTCAACACCCTTTGATATCAGTCTTTTGATATGCATGTCTTTTATCACATTTTGTAGTTTTTATATTAAAATAGTGGTTATTAAATACAAAATTATACACAATTAACATTCTGGAGAGAAAATACAGAGGGTGGTTTACTAATTGATTTGTGAAAGTTCACTTAATGTGTcaataaacccacatcataaaaaaactctcaataaatggtatattacatgctgttcatactatgagattccttttctgtattctgcaaaaaacctggttgatcctgctgttctctatctcccccgtCTGTCCAAGTCAGCTAGGGATTtttcagctgtggtggcaactctgcacatgctcagttttcagtgagtttataTGTTGAGCATTTCCTTTccatggtaaatgacagcccactcccaccctcctccccccaaccagctaaacacaatgggggtggaatattacatgtagattaatggagtcttcacctccctgttattctaagacataggctggggggggcatgacacagcctgtgactggcagaattcCGCGCACACCATATTATTTACAcgaaataataaatatttaattttaaatatatatttgtatgccaatttaaaactgtttattgatattaattatgtttactctgtattctaaaggctatttttttattttgaacatgtgaccagcagcagaggactagaagctcctcctgcttatgtttccctgcagacaggttggggaagatctgggtcatgtgacagctgtgtatCAGTTAGGAAAAagatacttagatgttttttttattaaaataattatagtgccataattcacatacagaaatagaagggaaaatgtaaattaaacagtgtgtgtttactatcactttaatataCTGTGTGAAGATTTTATTCAATTATTCAGCCATAAGAAAATAAATTctctgtttttcttattttatttgtaCATGGTCGGATAACTGAAGTGAAAATTCACACTGGCTTTTTCATGCTTCTGACTGATCTTAGTGTGTCATTATGACAGACATAACAACCAGTTTTGTACCCGTAGGTGAAGGCAGAAATGCATGTGACGCTTCCTCACAGTTACCCTACAAAAGAGCCACAGTTATTTGTCCGGTCAGATTTTTTAGAAAAGCAGCAGCATAATGATCTCAACAAATGCTTGTCATCCTTCATCACTTCTTTAGACCGTGGGGACCTGTGCATCATGAACGCCATACAGTGGCTGAAAGACAACCTTCCCTCTTTCATACAGAGCACCAAGCACAGTACAGAGCCTGAATCAGACCTGAAAAGAGTTAGCACTTTCCATCGAATGTGGATTTACAGCCACCATATATATCGCCAGGAATTAAAGAAGAAGATCTTGGACTTTGCTAAGCGCTTGAATCTGACCGGTTTCTGTTTGACAGGAAAGCCAGGCATTATATGTGTAGAAGGGGAGAAGGATCAATGTGAAGAGTTCTGGCGAGACATCCGCTATCCTAATTGGAAGCATATCTCCTGTAAACATGCTGAGACCATGGAAGTAACCAGCACCATAGATAACTTGCGCCTGTTCTCTTCCTTTGATGAACTGATATTTGCTGCTCATGGAGACTATGGACTCAGGAATGATTATCACATGGACCTTGGGCAGTTCTTTGATTATCTCAAACAGCATCAAAGTGAGCACATTTTTCAGATACTGTTTGGCATTGAGGGGAGAGCCTGAGAAACCCAAACATATTTATGATTGTTTCCAGAATAAAAATTGGTTATCACCCAAATGACTGTATGTCTATTGTTATAACAAATTCTTCAACAGTAGTACAATGCGGGAACCACTAAACAAGTCACGTTTTCCAGATCTCTAAATCAAATCATGGAAAGATGAGATGCTTATGTCTCAGATGGTGTGCAGGTGTAGTAGTAGGAGGAAACTGAATGACCTCTTCCTTAAGGTGATTGTAagggtttattttatttattttttaaataataaacatgttatatttacctgctctatgcaagggttttgcacagagcagccctgatcctcctgttctggggttccCCCGgtggcattcctggctcctcctcttcatcatgtGCCCCCGCGGAGAGCCACTTTTCATGGGGGCACCTcacgagtcccactgctgcgtccattggcacagacagcaggactcgggccccccccccatgtcactggtttattgacagcagcgggatccaatggctCCTGCTCCTATCAGTCTATCAAATGGGGACGGGGACAGTGGCTGGAGTTGCTGGGCTCGTGCACATCGTTGGAACAGATGGGatcaggtaagaaaaatgggggggggggggcactctgggggctgctgcagcaaagaagattttcaccttaaccacttaaagcccGCCCACTgcatatttactgcggcagggcggctctattgagcgaaacaatgtacctgtacattaTTTTGTGCAATAGATGCTGTgggcacgtgcccgctgcacagagTGGAAGCCAGTCAGTGGGTCCAGCGGGCACATGCGATTGCTCCACAGGGAGGatgaacggggatctgcctatgtaaacaaagcagatctcgTTCTGACAGagaagtacacagagatcttctgtaccttgtaagcaggaacacggatctctgtgttcttcctgtcagtccatcccacacagttagtaaacatgcccagggaacacacttaaccctttgatcgcccctgatgttaaccccttttctgccagtgtcatttatacagtaacagtgcaatttagcactgattactgtattggtgtcagtggtccccaaaaagtgtcacttagtgtcagatttgtctgccgccattaccagtaaaaacaatttaaaaaattagTCCATAAAGGTatcgcatagtttgtagatgctataagttttgcgcaaaccaatcaatatatgcttattgggattttttaccaaaaatataaaaatacatagcagcctaaattgatgaagacatttttttggatgtgttttatagcagaaagtaaaaaaaaaaaaaaaaaaaaaattgtctgtcttttttgtttatagcgcaaaaaataaaaactgtagaggtgatcaaataccaccaaaagaaagctctatttgtgggaaaaaaggacatcaattttatttgggtattgtgccgcacgactgagcaattgtaagttaaagtattgcagtgccgtatcgcaaaaaatggcctggtcattaagggggcacatCCTtctggcgctgaagtggttaatgcaaagaatgcattaaaatggttgtaaaggcagaagttttttttatcttctgccttctgtgtacagcagcccccttcagcccccctaatacttacttgatgTCCACgactgtctcagccatccgagattctccctcctgattggctgagacacagcagtggcaccattgactgccgttgctgtcaatcaaagtcaactggccaatcaggggagagagggggcagggccgggtcagggctctgaATGGATACAGATAACTGTGACttggcttggatgcccccatagcaagctccttgctgtgggggcactga from Aquarana catesbeiana isolate 2022-GZ linkage group LG04, ASM4218655v1, whole genome shotgun sequence includes the following:
- the RWDD2A gene encoding RWD domain-containing protein 2A isoform X2, with amino-acid sequence MKELANSAGEIVRGGKVGRSSVITMSATIKECLELQLLEMEMLFSMFPNKEDIILNDAKSVPVIRKYVEGIYQSLPPSVGYTVFVRTEDEKVKAEMHVTLPHSYPTKEPQLFVRSDFLEKQQHNDLNKCLSSFITSLDRGDLCIMNAIQWLKDNLPSFIQSTKHSTEPESDLKRVSTFHRMWIYSHHIYRQELKKKILDFAKRLNLTGFCLTGKPGIICVEGEKDQCEEFWRDIRYPNWKHISCKHAETMEVTSTIDNLRLFSSFDELIFAAHGDYGLRNDYHMDLGQFFDYLKQHQSEHIFQILFGIEGRA
- the RWDD2A gene encoding RWD domain-containing protein 2A isoform X4; translation: MMCKVGRSSVITMSATIKECLELQLLEMEMLFSMFPNKEDIILNDAKSVPVIRKYVEGIYQSLPPSVGYTVFVRTEDEKVKAEMHVTLPHSYPTKEPQLFVRSDFLEKQQHNDLNKCLSSFITSLDRGDLCIMNAIQWLKDNLPSFIQSTKHSTEPESDLKRVSTFHRMWIYSHHIYRQELKKKILDFAKRLNLTGFCLTGKPGIICVEGEKDQCEEFWRDIRYPNWKHISCKHAETMEVTSTIDNLRLFSSFDELIFAAHGDYGLRNDYHMDLGQFFDYLKQHQSEHIFQILFGIEGRA
- the RWDD2A gene encoding RWD domain-containing protein 2A isoform X3, coding for MRSGKVGRSSVITMSATIKECLELQLLEMEMLFSMFPNKEDIILNDAKSVPVIRKYVEGIYQSLPPSVGYTVFVRTEDEKVKAEMHVTLPHSYPTKEPQLFVRSDFLEKQQHNDLNKCLSSFITSLDRGDLCIMNAIQWLKDNLPSFIQSTKHSTEPESDLKRVSTFHRMWIYSHHIYRQELKKKILDFAKRLNLTGFCLTGKPGIICVEGEKDQCEEFWRDIRYPNWKHISCKHAETMEVTSTIDNLRLFSSFDELIFAAHGDYGLRNDYHMDLGQFFDYLKQHQSEHIFQILFGIEGRA
- the RWDD2A gene encoding RWD domain-containing protein 2A isoform X1 → MCYLLSSHSQEGDADPRDVSNQHSPFPGPAPRLCWIGRGSFPRSQSEPGSRKTLDAVSEQIISPLVYMKELANSAGEIVRGGKVGRSSVITMSATIKECLELQLLEMEMLFSMFPNKEDIILNDAKSVPVIRKYVEGIYQSLPPSVGYTVFVRTEDEKVKAEMHVTLPHSYPTKEPQLFVRSDFLEKQQHNDLNKCLSSFITSLDRGDLCIMNAIQWLKDNLPSFIQSTKHSTEPESDLKRVSTFHRMWIYSHHIYRQELKKKILDFAKRLNLTGFCLTGKPGIICVEGEKDQCEEFWRDIRYPNWKHISCKHAETMEVTSTIDNLRLFSSFDELIFAAHGDYGLRNDYHMDLGQFFDYLKQHQSEHIFQILFGIEGRA